In the genome of Apium graveolens cultivar Ventura unplaced genomic scaffold, ASM990537v1 ctg9065, whole genome shotgun sequence, one region contains:
- the LOC141705584 gene encoding F-box/WD-40 repeat-containing protein 1-like, with product MRRFTGTIPEDLIRDILLRLPSQTVVELKLVCKSWLALISSPNFPKAHLAITAAEENDVLHIVRTYANGNKSISLINLGFGFDEIDNDFKILRVAWRLKPKFSHRKYYARDCEEIYVEVYSSNTNAWQKLGDNKPTDLPYKFGEFHVTVNTGLLCWAGCYGIITFDLHTEVLTCDGINYPVPTFDSNMSNINNYNDMDSHALVTNFKDSIAVIIYKRSNYQRIYKLNLWALDNVECLRGGGIDASWTLIFNIDVNLPIDFVQGYLNSGDLLLDLYQNSWYLYNPDNKEAKYFTQSFYLGQIYKYCKSLFTIPGFKQVNWNAPPEAS from the exons ATGAGGAGATTTACGGGGACTATTCCGGAGGATCTAATAAGAGATATATTGCTGCGCCTTCCTTCACAGACTGTAGTTGAATTAAAATTGGTTTGCAAATCGTGGCTCGCCCTCATTTCAAGCCCTAATTTCCCTAAAGCTCACCTTGCAATCACAGCCGCCGAAGAAAATGACGTTCTACACATCGTCCGCACTTACGCcaatggaaataaatcaatttCACTCATCAACCTCG GGTTTGGTTTTGATGAGATTGACAACGATTTCAAGATTCTTAGGGTTGCTTGGAGATTGAAGCCGAAATTTTCACACCGGAAATACTATGCTCGAGATTGTGAAGAAATTTATGTTGAGGTCTATTCTTCGAACACAAATGCTTGGCAAAAGCTTGGTGATAATAAACCTACTGATCTTCCTTACAAGTTTGGTGAATTTCATGTTACTGTCAACACTGGACTTCTCTGTTGGGCTGGATGTTATGGCATCATCACTTTCGACTTGCACACTGAAGTCCTTACTTGCGATGGTATTAACTACCCGGTTCCTACTTTTGATAGTAACATGAGTAACATCAACAACTATAATGATATGGATAGTCATGCTCTTGTCACCAACTTCAAGGATTCTATTGCTGTCATTATATATAAGCGTAGTAATTATCAACGTATTTATAAGTTGAATTTGTGGGCGTTGGATAATGTGGAATGTCTTCGTGGTGGTGGAATCGATGCTTCATGGACTTTAATCTTCAACATTGATGTGAATTTGCCTATTGACTTTGTTCAAGGTTACCTTAATAGTGGTGATCTCCTACTTGATCTGTACCAGAACAGTTGGTATTTGTACAATCCCGACAACAAAGAAGCCAAATATTTCACCCAATCATTCTACCTTGGTCAAATCTACAAATATTGCAAGAGCCTTTTCACAATCCCGGGATTTAAACAAGTCAACTGGAATGCTCCTCCTGAAGCTAGCTGA